One Natronomonas gomsonensis genomic window, ACCGAGAAAGCCGAACAAATTATCGACGCGCTGAACACCGACCTCGCGGACGCGTACGTCCTCTATCACCAACTCCACAAGCACCACTGGAACGTCGAGGGCGCAGAGTTCCTCGACATCCACGTGTTCCTCCAAGAGGTGTACGAGGACGTCGAAGACGCCGCCGACGAACTCGCCGAGCGCCTGCAGGCGCTGGGCGGCGTTCCGCACGCCAGCATGACGACGCTGGCCGAGAACGCCACCGTCGAAGCCGAAGACGAGGACGTCTACGACATCCGAACGTCGCTGGAGAACGACCTCGAGATGATGGGCGACATGATC contains:
- the dpsA gene encoding DNA starvation/stationary phase protection protein DpsA is translated as MSTQKTTRQQADTVEENALRLDTEKAEQIIDALNTDLADAYVLYHQLHKHHWNVEGAEFLDIHVFLQEVYEDVEDAADELAERLQALGGVPHASMTTLAENATVEAEDEDVYDIRTSLENDLEMMGDMIESYRQHIELADGLGDYATSEMLREQLETLEEHTHHIEHYLEDDSLVLESATK